GCCGATGTGGTTGGCTATGTCAATCTCGATCGCAAGGGTCAAGCGGGGGTGGAATATAGCCAGCAAAAGTTATTGGAGCGCTCGGTGCAAGCAGTTCGGCTCAGTCGTACGGGCAGCGGGGCTTTAATTCCTGACCAGGTTCCTGGTGGTTTTCTCCATGTGGATGATCTACGGCTCCAACTCACGCTCGATAGCCGTTTGCAACGCGCTGCTCGGTTTTCGCTCCAGCAGCAAATCAAGCAGTTTAACGGCAAGCGAGGCAGTGTCATCGTCATGGATGCGCGCGATGGCTCCTTACTCTCGTTTGTCTCAGAGCCTTCCTACGATCCCAACCAGTACTACAAGTTCAATGTAGAGCTGTTTAAGAACTGGGCACTGACCGACCTGTACGAACCTGGGTCTACCTTTAAGCCGTTGAATGTGGCAATCGCCCTAGAGTCTGGGGCGATCCAACCCAATAGTGTGTTCAACGACGAAGGCAAGATTTACGTCGATGGTTGGCCGATCGCTGACTATGACTACGATTATGTGGGAGCAAGAGGGCCACTGTCGATCGCTCAAATTCTGCAATACTCCAGCAACGTAGGCATGGTGCGTATGGTGCAGCAGATGCCGCCAGATATTTACTACAGTTGGTTGCAGCGCTTGGGTTTGGGGCAAACGGTTGGGATTGATTTACCGTTTGAAATTGCTGGATCTCTGAAGCCGCGATCGCAGTTTGCGAGTTCACCCATTGAGCCAGCGACAACTTCTTTTGGTCAAGGTTTCTCTCTCACGCCTATCCAGTTAGTACAGCTACACGGAGCCTTAGCCAATGGTGGTAAGTTAGTCACCCCTCATTTAGTGCGTGGCTTGTTTAACACAGAAGGACAACCTTATTGGCAGCCTTCTCTGCCTGCACCGCAACAGATTTTTTCGCCAGAAACCTCGCGAACCGTCCTAGCCATGATGGAGTCAGTGGTGGCTCAAGGTACAGGGAAATCTGCCCAAATTCCTGGTTATCGCATTGCGGGTAAAACCGGAACCGCGCAAAAAGCGAATCCGAATGGTGGCTATTATGAGCGTGCTAAAATCACTAGCTTTGTCGGCATCTTCCCTGTCGAAGCGCCGCGCTATGTGGTGGTAGCGGTTATTGATGAGCCGCAAGGAGATGATGCCTTCGGTTCTACGGTGGCAGCACCCATTGTCAAAGCGGTGATGGAAGCCTTGATTACCATCGAACGGATTCCGCCCAGTCAGCCTGTAGCGAACCAACCTTGGAATACACCGATGATGCCCACATCGCCCGCCGCTCCTCCTGCTGGAAACATGCCTACTCCTCCCCGCCCCACTGCCCCACCGCAACCAACTCCCTAGTTAGATGCGATGCCGTCTCACCTTGGGACTTCAGATAGAAGTGCTGGCTGAGCCAAATTCTTAATTTGAAGTAGCAATCTGAAAC
This region of Trichocoleus desertorum NBK24 genomic DNA includes:
- a CDS encoding penicillin-binding protein 2, translating into MASSVPPSTPDSPQTRRFEAGDESWRDVGGRWRSLPPVQAQPSQLRLVLVWIVLMTSGLGLVANLFRLQIVEAEKLKVRAQDQQMIYLRPFVPRRPIVDRGGNVLAIDQPVYTLYAHPRLFSETKEAIAAKLAPLLKQSSAKLTQQFNRTDTGIQVEYSLTEDVADQIKDLQIDGVELLRHQQRLYPQQDLFADVVGYVNLDRKGQAGVEYSQQKLLERSVQAVRLSRTGSGALIPDQVPGGFLHVDDLRLQLTLDSRLQRAARFSLQQQIKQFNGKRGSVIVMDARDGSLLSFVSEPSYDPNQYYKFNVELFKNWALTDLYEPGSTFKPLNVAIALESGAIQPNSVFNDEGKIYVDGWPIADYDYDYVGARGPLSIAQILQYSSNVGMVRMVQQMPPDIYYSWLQRLGLGQTVGIDLPFEIAGSLKPRSQFASSPIEPATTSFGQGFSLTPIQLVQLHGALANGGKLVTPHLVRGLFNTEGQPYWQPSLPAPQQIFSPETSRTVLAMMESVVAQGTGKSAQIPGYRIAGKTGTAQKANPNGGYYERAKITSFVGIFPVEAPRYVVVAVIDEPQGDDAFGSTVAAPIVKAVMEALITIERIPPSQPVANQPWNTPMMPTSPAAPPAGNMPTPPRPTAPPQPTP